A region from the Plutella xylostella chromosome 8, ilPluXylo3.1, whole genome shotgun sequence genome encodes:
- the LOC105380329 gene encoding alpha-amylase 4N isoform X2, giving the protein MNRVILLLLAVALATAYKNPYYAPGHSAMVHLFEWKWDDIAAECERFLGPKGFGGVQISPPNENLVIWAHNRPWWERYQPISYNLVTRSGNEEQFASMVRRCNNVGVRIYVDAIINHMTGTWGENHGTGGSTADFNNWGYPSVPYGRNDFNWPQCVISGNDYGCCPDRVRNCELSGLKDLNQGSDYVRGRIADYMNKLIDYGVAGFRIDAAKHMWPGDLNAIYGRLHNLNTAHGFPHGARPYIYQEVIDLGGEVIRKEEYSALAAVTEFRYGLELSGVFGGNNQMRWLSNFGPAWGMLPHEDSLTFIDNHDNQRGHGAGGRILTYKQAKEYKGAIAFMLAHPYGQPQLMSSYDFWDTEAGPPMDHHGNIISPSINSDNTCGNGWICEHRWRPIYQMVGFRNVAGNTGVNDWWDNQSNQIAFCRGGNAFIAFNGDSWALNESLQTCLPAGTYCDVISGEKSHHSCTGKTVTVGHDGRAHISISPGDFDMVLAIHVGSESRL; this is encoded by the exons ATGAACCGCGTCATCCTCCTTCTTTTGGCCGTGGCCCTAGCCACCGCCTACAAGAACCCCTACTATGCGCCGGGCCACTCCGCCATGGTGCACCTCTTTGAGTGGAAGTGGGACGACATAGCGGCCGAGTGTGAGAGGTTCCTCGGACCTAAGGGCTTTGGTGGAGTCCAG ATTTCTCCACCTAACGAGAACCTGGTGATTTGGGCCCACAACCGTCCCTGGTGGGAGCGCTACCAGCCGATATCCTACAACCTCGTCACCCGCTCTGGAAACGAGGAGCAATTCGCCAGCATGGTCAGACGATGCAACAATGTTGGTGTCAG GATCTACGTAGATGCTATCATCAACCACATGACAGGAACATGGGGCGAGAACCACGGCACTGGAGGCAGCACCGCTGACTTCAACAACTGGGGCTATCCCTCCGTTCCTTACGGCAGAAATGACTTCAACTGGCCACAGTGTGTCATATCTGGCAATGACTACGGCTGCTGTCCTGATAGG GTTCGCAACTGCGAATTGTCTGGTCTCAAGGACTTGAACCAGGGCTCGGATTACGTGCGAGGAAGAATCGCTGACTATATGAACAAGCTCATCGACTACGGTGTTGCCGGATTCAGAATCGACGCCGCCAAGCACATGTGGCCAGGAGACCTCAATGCCATCTATGGCAGACTTCACAATCTGAACACCGCTCATGGATTCCCCCACGGTGCTAGACCTTACATCTACCAAGAAGTTATTGATCTTGGAGGTGAAGTCATCAGAAAGGAAGAGTACAGTGCACTTGCAGCTGTCACCGAATTCAGATATGGATTGGAACTGAGTGGAGTATTCGGAGGTAACAACCAAATGAGATGGCTGAGTAACTTCGGACCTGCATGGGGTATGCTTCCTCATGAAGACTCTTTGACCTTCATTGACAACCACGACAACCAGAGAGGCCACGGTGCTGGTGGACGTATCTTGACCTACAAGCAAGCCAAGGAGTACAAGGGAGCTATTGCCTTCATGTTGGCTCATCCTTACGGCCAGCCTCAACTGATGAGCAGTTACGACTTCTGGGACACTGAAGCTGGACCCCCAATGGATCACCATGGCAACATTATCTCTCCTTCTATCAACTCC GACAACACTTGCGGCAATGGCTGGATCTGTGAGCACCGCTGGCGCCCAATCTACCAGATGGTGGGCTTCAGGAATGTAGCCGGTAACACTGGAGTTAACGACTGGTGGGACAACCAAAGCAACCAAATCGCCTTCTGTCGTGGTGGCAACGCATTCATCGCTTTCAACGGAGACTCTTGGGCTTTGAATGAAAGCTTAcag acTTGTCTGCCAGCTGGTACATACTGTGACGTGATCTCCGGAGAGAAGTCCCACCACTCCTGCACCGGCAAGACAGTGACTGTGGGACACGACGGTCGCGCGCACatcagcatctcacctggtgaCTTTGACATGGTCCTCGCAATCCACGTCGGCTCTGAG TCAAGACTGTAA
- the LOC105380365 gene encoding alpha-amylase 1, translating into MNRLILILSAVAAAAAYKNPYYAPGHSAMVHLFEWKWDDIADECERFLGPKGFGGVQISPPNENLVIWGKNRPWWERYQPMSYKLVTRSGNEQQFADMVRRCNNAGVRIYPDAIINHMTGNDPENVGTGGSTGDFHNWQYPGVPYGRNDFNWPHCVIGGNDYACCADRVRNCELAGLKDLNQGTEYVRDQIVNYMNRLIDLGVAGFRIDAAKHMWPGDLSVIYSRLHNLNTAHGFPSGARPYIYQEVIDLGGEAVRREEYTSLAAVTEFKFGLELSNAFKGNNQLKWLSTWGPAWGLLPHEDALTFIDNHDNQRGHGAGGNILTYKQAKQYKAAIAFMLAHPYGEPQLMSSFDFWDTEAGPPMDHHGNIISPSINSDNTCGNGWICEHRWRPIYQMVGFRNAAGNTGVNDWWDNGSNQIAFCRGGNAFVAFNGDSWALNESLQTCLPAGTYCDVISGEKSHHSCTGKTVTVGHDGRAHINISPGDFDMVFAIHVGSESRL; encoded by the exons ATGAACCGCCTCATCCTAATACTATCGGCTGTGGCCGCGGCCGCTGCCTACAAGAACCCCTACTATGCGCCGGGCCACTCCGCCATGGTGCACCTCTTCGAGTGGAAGTGGGACGACATAGCTGATGAGTGCGAGAGATTCCTCGGACCCAAGGGATTTGGAGGTGTTCAG ATCTCACCCCCTAATGAGAACCTGGTGATCTGGGGCAAGAACCGTCCATGGTGGGAGCGCTACCAGCCCATGTCCTACAAGCTGGTCACACGGTCAGGCAACGAGCAGCAGTTTGCTGACATGGTGCGGAGATGCAATAACGCTGGCGTCAG AATTTACCCAGATGCCATAATCAATCACATGACAGGTAACGACCCTGAGAATGTTGGAACTGGAGGCAGCACTGGTGACTTCCACAACTGGCAGTATCCTGGCGTGCCTTATGGCAGGAACGACTTCAATTGGCCTCACTGTGTCATTGGTGGCAACGACTACGCTTGTTGTGCTGATAGG GTACGAAATTGTGAGTTGGCAGGTCTCAAAGACTTAAACCAGGGCACTGAATACGTTCGTGACCAAATAGTTAACTACATGAACAGGCTCATCGACTTAGGTGTAGCTGGATTCAGAATAGATGCTGCCAAGCACATGTGGCCAGGAGACCTCAGCGTCATCTACAGCAGACTTCATAACTTGAACACTGCTCATGGTTTCCCGTCTGGTGCTAGACCTTACATCTACCAAGAAGTTATCGACCTTGGAGGAGAAGCTGTGAGAAGAGAAGAATACACATCCTTAGCGGCTGTCACAGAATTCAAATTTGGACTGGAACTGAGCAATGCTTTTAAGGGAAACAATCAGTTGAAATGGTTGTCCACTTGGGGACCCGCATGGGGTCTGCTGCCTCACGAGGATGCTTTGACCTTCATCGACAACCATGACAACCAGAGAGGTCATGGTGCTGGTGGAAACATTTTGACCTACAAGCAAGCAAAGCAGTACAAAGCAGCTATAGCTTTCATGTTGGCACATCCTTACGGAGAGCCTCAACTGATGAGCAGTTTTGACTTCTGGGACACCGAAGCTGGCCCTCCGATGGATCACCATGGCAACATTATTTCTCCTTCTATCAACTca GATAACACGTGTGGAAATGGCTGGATCTGTGAGCATCGTTGGCGCCCAATTTACCAGATGGTTGGCTTTAGGAATGCAGCCGGCAACACAGGGGTCAATGACTGGTGGGACAATGGAAGCAATCAGATCGCCTTCTGTCGCGGTGGAAATGCGTTTGTCGCTTTCAACGGAGACTCATGGGCTTTGAATGAGAGCTTGCAG ACCTGTCTGCCAGCTGGTACATACTGTGACGTGATCTCTGGAGAGAAGTCCCACCACTCCTGCACCGGCAAGACAGTGACGGTGGGACACGATGGCCGCGCTCACATCAACATCTCACCCGGTGACTTTGACATGGTCTTTGCCATCCATGTTGGCTCTGAG TCAAGACTGTAA